CCTGCGCCTCCTGCCACAAAAGACAGAAGCGTGCACCCTGTCATTCATGAATTATTACAAACTATTTTCCATTCCTACAGAAAAAAGGGACCACGTGTATTTTTGTTTCTATATATTTCAAGGAACACTTTGCAACCGTATCTGCGTTCATGTTTTCCACCTCCCACGGTGAGTTTTATGTTTGCGTCAGCTGATTCTTCGTTATTTTGGTACGTTGACTACTTGTGTGTTGTGCCGCTCCGTGTGAGCTTATCTTTTGTTAATGAAAGACTTTATTGAACCAAACTTGCCACCGTGTCCTCGCTACACCAAAATCATAGTATcacaatttatatttataaaatgtaCGTCCTGTCATTGCATAATAAAACTACATCCATGGTCATCTACGAGCACCAACACACAACACAGTTAAGTAAAGTGTTTCTTATTCTGGTACCTTCTGACGTAATGTAGAACATTCTACTCAATTATTTGAGAATGGGTGTGCATCACTTAGGACATAGATCACTTCataaaagaaatgaaatgaCAATAGAGGCTTTATGCTGTGTCCTAGTTTACATTGTGTGAAAAACAGCGAAGCGTTTCACGTTCAATTAAGCGAAATTCCTTCAGATGCTAATCTAATTGTGTACATTCCTTGTTGGACAAATGACAGTTTACTAATACACAGCATCCTCCTGCTGATAAGCAAGtgtagtttttattttggagGCCTTGTCATACACTCGTGtccactcttttggaccatcccacATGTTCCCCTGATCGCCATcccattgagaacatttggggatggatggctagggaaggggccacacggtggtctagtggttagcactttggccaacacagtaacagtctggagatcgatTCTccctttgggcatttctgtgtggagtttgcatgttctccccgtgtgcgtgtgggttttctccgtttcctcctacattccaaaaacatgcgtgttaggttaactggttactctaaattgtccataggtatgaatgagagcgtgaatggttgtttgtctatatgtgccctgccattggctggcgaccagtccagggtgtaccccgcctgtcgcccgaagaacagctgggataggctccagcatgcccccgcgaccctaatgaggagaagcggtatagaaaatggatggatggatggatggctagggaagtttctaaaaatggacATCATATGCAGAcgggatgccctccgtgaagccatcttcaccaccgggagcaacattcccaccagcctcctggaaactctggcatcaagcatgtccaaacctttttctgAGGTGATTAACGAGAAAGGCACAGCTTCTCagtactgagtccttttttgaacatttcattaCTATTTTAAGGGtgggttctgtttttttttttttagctttggttttgttttcactttttcaattaaatgcttgtttgcaataaattgctttctttaaatttttttttttttttatctcactcccatttcttctttttgtattttgaagctctacttagaacctccttgaggtccaatagtgcaaaatgtcaattcttcgACTGGTTTTAAaggtttgatcaggagtgtatctaaTACAGAGATTCTCAAAGGGTCTCAACCTGGGAGCCTCATTTTCCAGCGGCCCACTTTTACtcaagtcatttttaatttgtattgttttgtatacttttattgaagtcatttttatttttgtatttatttttatttttttttccacttttctttaagtcatttttatttttagatttattcattatgcatttttatttatttgtattttttttaattattttgttcatttctttatttattattttattatttattaatttttttatcatttaatttcAGTCAAATCAAGcaaatgtttgggttttttttcgaaTCGCttgtcatcttttgaaacatgaatacacataattacatgccCAAAGTGCATTTGAAGGCTTTTCATCAACAAAATGAGGAAGACCGTGATGAATGCATGAATACAAATGatgcataaattaaaatgacatgTCAAAAATACCACCGTCTCACTTCTAACTGTGCGATGAACATGTAccgaggaggaagatgactaaaatattgctgaAATTGACTTCGAAATAAGTTTGACCTAAGTTGTATATTAtaaattttaatgtaattttttgacttgctgtctgcggacccacccagaatggaccCAGACCTGCTTTTGGGtcctgacccaccagttgagaaccactgatctagtAAACACATCTTCTTGTTTGAAGTAAGtccatttataataataataataaagtctaaataaaataataataattcaaaaatGACTCAATGAAAATACATTCCAAATCAAATAAAGAAGATTATAtccataaacaaataaaataagtacGCTTTTAATGTGACTTCACCAGAGACCTCATTTGACCTTCTGCCAAGACAGACTTTTCAGACAAAAACCACAGCAGCAAAGAGGGGCTGGCCCATGGGATGCCCGAGAGAAGAAGCGAAACTGCACAGTTTCTATCGCCACAAAGCTTTGCACCTGCTACCCCCTCGACAGCCTCCGTTCGATGGCTCAGCGTTGACGCCCTCCAAAAATCCACACTCACCTGAGGTTCTGCGGAGTCTGGTCTGCCGTCTGTATAGAAGAAACCAGACAGCCAAAGCCACCACGGACCCCACCGTGGTCAACACCACCACCGTCCACAGAACCGGACTCAGAGCCATCGCCGGTTCGGAGCGGACGGCGGGAGGTGTGCTTCTCCGATAGAACACCGGGGTCAGCTCTATTGAGAATACTTCTAATCATTTACAATACTACATAATATGAACCCATGTATCATTTGGCAGCTAGTACATCAATATGATACCGACCTGTTGGCGGGTTAGATTGAGGTCTAGGTTCCGCCCTGCTGGGGATGCAGGCGTTGACAAGGTTGTCCCATTTGCTTCCAAAGGGACAGTTCTTCTTGGTCATGGCTACAAGCAGCAGGAGCGACACGCACAAACAGAAGAAGTGTCAGACCTCCTGGATGGTTGCATCCATTTATATGAATTATATGACCACCGATCTTACAGACGTTTCACTTCCTCCATTTCACAGGAAGTGCATTTCAGAGCAGCGCCCCTCGGGAGAAACAGCTCACTCTGCTTCCTGACCTCTCGTCGTGGAGTCAGTACCGCATCTGGTTCAGTTTGTGTTGTGTGACAGTTAATACGACACACAAAAGTTGCAAACTATTTTCATGTCCAATGCTTGAGTGTGGGAAAGCCTATGGCGAGAGTGTAAGGTCACTGGATCTTCATCGTGGCATTTTTGCAGGGAAAAAGACGTGACAGGACAGCACAAGtgcaacattacaactttaatcaTGACATTGCATAAATGCGCAGCACCGCTTTATGAATACGACTAAATAGAATAGACTGAATAGACTGAGAATACGCTGGATGCAATCATGGCAGCAAAGCCCTGAGAGTGATATCCGTGACAAAGATCGTCATTCCTGTGCCTTCTGCttacgttaaaaaaaaacaaacactgaagAGTCATAAGGCAAAAGCCCAAATGTTTGCTGACTCATTTTGCCCTGAGACAATGCAAATTTTCAAACCTGTTAGCATGTGAGACACGCTCATTAAAACAATCAAGTGGACAGGGGGTACAAGACCGAAATCGCGACTGAAAAGTCcaaaatgctcacttttgacttGACAAGATATGTTTTCTTGCCAGGCACTTTCTAAGTCAGACCAATTTGCTTACCATTAAGTAATGTGGACTGCAAATCTGAGAGATACCTCTTAAAAGAAGAGGTCACCTGCCAacagaattattattttattcctaAATTTaaaatgtccacacaaacaGGCGCATCCCAGTAAAACAGATCTATAAAAAGTTCAATTAttccagtacagtggaaccatgCTGAGCGTCATTCAGAGGTAGGAGAacgtcagtgttttgcaagtctcaagtcttcaatcccaagtctcaagtaaaaacGTGCAGGTCCAAGTCAGGTCTCAGGTcgagacaagacaggtcgagtcaaatCCCAAGTCGTAGGCTTGACATTTTTTccagtccttacaagtcataagcaccgTTGAGCgtttcccaaataaaatgccattttaacaacgTGACAAGCTATtaccatccgttttctatacctcttgtcctcgttagggtcgtggttatgctggagcctatcccagctggcttcaggcgagtatcagggccacattgaaaaaaaacaaatcagagattttgagaataaagtggtaaatgtatgagaataaagtggtaatattacgtgtcatcgtGTCCGAGGGAAAATAGGGCAGGAAGCAAACTTTCCTCTTGTtgcaggcaagcttttatttgtcACGTGGCAGCGAAACACCAGTTGAGCGTTTGgcatttagattagcatggctagcccttctcacttccgccttccttaccctgcCCCCCCCAAGACCAAAggttacaaaagaaaaaaaaaaaaagagaaaaaaagtcgtaaatttacgacaataaagtctttATTCTCGAAAgatcagattattttaataatccattgtaacaggcattgcctgagacagctatgaaaaggggggacttatgtgacctctGGTTATatacttttttcctcctaaatttacgaccttattctcctaaatttacgacttttttctcctaaatttacgactttttttctcctaaatttacgaccttattctcgtaaatttaagactcTATTCTcgcaaatgtacaacttttgtacgtttcccccccccaaagtggccctaatactccctCTTAGGGTACACCTGGACAGGTCGCAAGATACAGTGcatcgtccctcgctatatcgcgatttttcagaaatgaatgaattaataaatgatggctgttttgtggcagTCTATTATTAGACCAACTATACAGGTATTGTAATACAAGTGTTATgtatattctggtcactaggtggcagtaatgacacaatacATTGATAAGACATTACCttgtattacattaccttaacactgcatgaagtcagtcaTGGCACGTCCaacatgatggagtgaaaaaagctctcctcccatcctgtgtggaagtggtaagtttttggcttcttaagtttagagataaataaatttgaggctaactggttagcttgtttgctagagtccctgcagcatacaAGCTGCAATGTGGAGTAAACAATTAATAATAACTAtgataatattccatttattcacaCTGACTCCTgtatcgcagaaattcatttaacacagtcgggtctggaaccaattaaacgctataaacgagggatgactgtataatcATTTTACCTAAttaattttgtgtgtttgcacacGTGTGCATGTGAATAACTGTCCACCATCCGGCGCTCAGAGAAAGGTAAGCCACACCCccgttgtttgtttttaaacccGTTCATGGATGCATTCAATCAGGCACATTCTGTGAGAAAATGTGTCATCTTGCTGGAAACGTCGCGCTCGTTAAATAGTTTGAACGGGGACGGAACATTTTGCTCAACATACTCACTGGAAATCTAGACTAAAGTCTGATGACGTCCCGAGTCATTGAAGTCCAAGTCGgtttgcaagtctttgatgcaAGTCCACACttatgtatattatttatttatgatgtaatTTTATACTTTACAGCTAATAAAACCtccaaattcagtatctcataaaatgtgaaCATGTGTCAACAAGTTGAATATTGCAAACTCCTGCTTTGCACTCAAACGTTTGCACATGAAGTGCAAAAACTCCCAGAGTGATTAGTTGGGACCTCTTGAAATCACATAAgttttgtattatatttgagTTAATGGAGCTGCACCTGTACTGTACCTGTTGGGatatattttcaaatatatCTGTACATCATTACATTGATATATTCTTTCAAATCAATTGCTGAGGCGTAACGGTTTGGTTTCACTGCTTTCTAGCGAGGCAAGCAGGAAACATCTTTGAAGTCACCAAATATGCTTCCTTGCCGGCTGGAAGGGTTAAGGCTGGAAGAGGAGGGGCGCCATCCCGACGAAGGTGAAGTTGTAATATGCTGGTAGGCCCTGATGGCTGACGTTGCTGAATTTCTCCCACATGAACGGCGGGAGTCCGCCCTGCGTGGTCGGCCCGTTCACGGCCTCCACGCGGAACTCGCCCGCCATTTGGAAATCTGTTACCTGCTCACACAGCAATAAACATTTGAAGTTAAAAAGCTTATTTGCTTGTGTAGAACCTTCCTGTGATACTTGCCTTGGTGTCATAGCAACCGCCAGGCGAGGGCTTTTCTGTCTGTAGGTCGTTACGGCAACAGATGGACTTGCAGGGGTCACCTTTAGAGTATGGATCCTTCTTATAGTCTGGGTGCCAAATCATAAAAACTAAAGTTGAAATCAAAGATTTTGAAAATTTTTTGAAGTAAAAAGCATCAGTATTgataccaaaatgtgcagtatcgcccaaccctagcaCTGAATATGAAGCGCACTTCCAGTGTGAGGCAACAACTCACCATTGAACCTCATGATGCGCTTCAAAGAGTCCAGGTCCTTGACATTAGCCTGGTCACGACGAAAGATCTTGGCCCGGGAGCAAAGGTCGTAGGAGAAGTCCTCTCCGAAGTCCTGCCACATCAGCTCATAGCCGCTCAGCTTGTAGATGTTCTGGTGGAAGGGGACGTTGTAGGACGGCCAGTACCCTGTGGTGGTTAAAGTGAAAGCACGTTCCAGTCTTCCAATGCCAGAATGAAAATAGCTTAGTATGCAGGTCTGTTCTTACCGAGACGCAGTGCTTGGGTCTGGTCGGAGTACTCCACCAGCCCAGGGATCTGCTCCACTACAGTCAGAGCGCCATTGCTAATGCTGTGGCCCAGCTTCACTTTGCTCCTGTCCAACACCATGTACTGATTATTGTAGGTCCCTGCAGCAGATCGAACATGAACaggaaggtcgtaaacaggttttaaatGCTCTAcaagaaatattccatttataaataagcaatcctactttCTGGACATTCACTTAACCAATGAATCGCGCTAAACAAGGGTATTGTAACTTGTGTTGTACtgtatggagtattttattgaTAGAAACGTATTACAGTGACCCAATACTATTTTAAAatcccctgaaatgagcaggataggggCCTTTAAGCTCTCATTTTGCGCAGGTGTTCTTACCTGAGTTGTACTTGGAGAAgattttggcccactcctctCCGGTATGCGCCAAACTGTGAGCCAATCGAACCCTCTGCCAGGCCAGCAGGCTTTTGGGGGTGACGACGTCGAAAAGGGAGGCGTTGAAGACATTGTTGGTGGTCTGGGTCATCATCAAACCACTCCCTAACAGGTAGAAGTCATCCAGGGACACCAGGAACCCTGAGGGAGGCGTTCAGGAGCAGTCAGACCTGCACTGTACTTGAGGATTCGTGGTGCCTACCCGGGTAGCTGCTGAAGGAGAGTTTCCCAGTGGCCGTGTGAGGCTCAGTGAGGTGGAAATCCCAGTGTTTGTAGATACGCATGGTGGCAGCATACGTGTACCAGCTGGAGTGGGCAAAGAGGAGGTTCTCAAAGCCTGGAAGCATCtgataaaacaaaacagaacattGTCAAGTGGGTTTCAAAGTCAAGGGTCTGACGAAACGACTTGCTATACATCATTTAAGGAACATAAAATAGTTGCTTTTGGATTTGCATATTGTGGAAGGCTAAAAGTGATGGATAATATTgagtacaataaataaattaaatgcgGGTAAcatctagaacaggggtgggcaaacgttttcatatacatacatacatacatacatacatatatatatatatatatatatatatatatatataaaatatttttttaatgaatgtattAACATATTTCAGTCTTTTCCAACTATAAAATACCATTCACAAAATAAATTGTGtcaatgtaataaataataataaagcatacaataaagcaggggtcaccaggtagccccccacgaccacatgaggtgcccgcaagcctgcttttcattcaggttttaagttgataatgtgagaacactagaaagaaaagtattctgaaacataaaatgtgacttgtggataccagcattttatgaatgttttggtaaaataaacatattcgctttgtttgggttgaaataaggtatgaaaatcatttctacaaaaatgagtagctcgtggccattttcattttctaaaagtagctctcgcaagaaaaaacattggtgacccctgcaataaagcaacaaaacaaaagcaatttaAGCAGCtacacacatttacagtatattacagtcacttttttttttttttttacttaaaaaacaaatggTGTTCCTGgaattaaaatgtgacttgggACCCTTTGTGGATGGAAAACTAACTTGAAAGTATctttggaggtgtgtgtgtgtgtgtgtgtgtctttctttcCAATTAGAACCCCCTTTGCCCTCTGACCTTTATGAGTGCGGAGCAGTGTCCCATCCCTGGAAGTTTGAAGTGTTTAAGTGACGTGGTAGAGTTTTGGACCAAAGCCGGGATCAGGTCCAGCAGATCTCCGACCGCGTTCAGGAATTGAACGGCAAACAGGGACAGCGGCTGCGAGAGTCACAGCACATGTTAGCAAACAAGCCCACCTGTTGCCTTTTTAGTAGGACCACTCATGACTGTTAAAATGTGGCAAATGTGTTTATTGCAAATTCTAAGTTTTGCGCTCTTATTTCCTTTTAGTGGATGCAGGCATAACACACGCAAAAATGATTCAATCACAAGCATCTCACAAAGTCTCCATCTCACTGAAGACATCTCACTGTCTTCATTTGTGCAAGCAaacttctactcctgaactgctgcacgCAAAAGGGTGGAAATTTGTCAAAATATGCACCtcgactgtgttgcctgtgcttaTTACTTTTCTGATAAATACACCACACAGTGGCCCTGTTATTAAACACCATGGTCGGATTCACCGCTCAATATGTTACAAAACATGCACCATAACTTGAGGGTGTTTAGTCAAATCACCACtaaaaaggatgcaagggccactttgatattttggaaactagctaagaagttatatatacttCAGCATCTaaaacagcatctcagctttgtgatataggtgaaaaagtgtattattagtatgaacgtccgtctttgctctttttttccccaatttttgctgttttttttatttttaaaatatttcaacttgattcttaaatcatcttcataaattttgttctcataatattatcactttattccccataatattttgactttattccaataatgttataactttttccccaaccaaatttttaaaaaattacaattttattttgtttgtttctcataaaattacgacttttaaaaaataacatattttttctttaatatttcaactctgtgctactgaaatgacattatttttcctcataatgtcacaaatttattctcgtaaaactgcaacattttttcttgctagaatacgacttttttctgttaatattttgacttgctCCTcatggttccagacctgaccgcgattaatgaatttccgcgatataggacTCAATgctaataaatttaatattttgcgAGTtacagcatggaaaacctgtttaagactttctaaatattgtttttaacattagagccctgtagacatgaaataagacgcctatagtcacctctacactaccattattcattgtttacaacacattgcgcaactcttttGCTGCAGGGATGCGAGACAgtccagttagcctcaaatttatttctttgaaacttaagaagccaaaaaataccgcttccacacagaatgggaggagaacttttttttgactcgatcatgtcggacatgccatggctgacttcatacagtgttaaggtaatgtaatgtaaggtaatgtctcatcaatgttttgtgtcattactgccacctagtgaccatattattgcatatcacttgtatttcaatatgcttagactaataatagaccgtagcCAACCAGAAAAtcgccatcatttattaattaattaatttctggaaaaacGCAACAAAGCGGGAgagtgatattgcgagggatgactgcatttcaactttcttcttttaaattttcttctcataattctgactatatttccataatattttgactgttttacatttttaaaaatatgtcgtgtagtttgtttcacataatattacggctttaaaaaataacatctttactctttaatatttcaactttatgctcataaatgacgttaattttcctcataatattacatttttctcgtaaaattaccactttttcttgttatattacaacttctttctcttaatattttgactttaaccttgtaattttgtgtgatttttccctttttctgttgctgttgtttttttaggtttCTTGTTAAACTATATTTTCAGACTGTGCCATGGGCCGCAATTGCAGCACCTCTGGTCTAATGGTTATAAAACGTTGAGGATATTTGCATACTAGCGTGTCTTCCAAAGTATCCTCACCACCACCCACATGAGGCGCCACTAACATCACTTATGGTCACATGTCCTgattttttaatgtgaaaaagCAGTTGCTATACTTCCCCCTCAAAACTGGAACTCCACACTTTTTCAGATCAACACTTCTTGTTCCATTAAATGATGAATAACATGCTTTCACTGAAGGTTCCTCCTTCCAGAGAAGATCTTGGCAATATAATACCTAAACATATGGTTGACGTGAGTGCAGAGTTACAGACTCACCACAGGCTGCCACTTGGCTTTACAACAGTTGTTGCGTTTACTACAACAATATGATGGTTAACACCTTTTTCCCTTGTCTCTTGGCCCATTCTGCAACTCCTGCTTGCAGGCCGTCCATTTGGGCCACAATGAAGCCAGTGTGTTTCCACAGAGGATCAGAACTCTTGTTGTTCTTCACCTGCTCTCTGGTCCAAGAGTCCTGCTGCCTTGGAGAGCGAGAGTCAAAGGTAACCAAGCACTAACTGTCAAAGGGTGTGCATTTACGTGTATGTGTGGCGCAGACTCACTTCATGAAGCTCTGAAGCGGGCCCAGGATTGTGGGGTCAAGGATGAGTTGAGGGTACATGTTGG
This genomic interval from Dunckerocampus dactyliophorus isolate RoL2022-P2 chromosome 18, RoL_Ddac_1.1, whole genome shotgun sequence contains the following:
- the plbd1a gene encoding phospholipase B-like 1 isoform X2 gives rise to the protein MIDHYTNMYPQLILDPTILGPLQSFMKQQDSWTREQVKNNKSSDPLWKHTGFIVAQMDGLQAGVAEWAKRQGKKPLSLFAVQFLNAVGDLLDLIPALVQNSTTSLKHFKLPGMGHCSALIKMLPGFENLLFAHSSWYTYAATMRIYKHWDFHLTEPHTATGKLSFSSYPGFLVSLDDFYLLGSGLMMTQTTNNVFNASLFDVVTPKSLLAWQRVRLAHSLAHTGEEWAKIFSKYNSGTYNNQYMVLDRSKVKLGHSISNGALTVVEQIPGLVEYSDQTQALRLGYWPSYNVPFHQNIYKLSGYELMWQDFGEDFSYDLCSRAKIFRRDQANVKDLDSLKRIMRFNDYKKDPYSKGDPCKSICCRNDLQTEKPSPGGCYDTKVTDFQMAGEFRVEAVNGPTTQGGLPPFMWEKFSNVSHQGLPAYYNFTFVGMAPLLFQP
- the plbd1a gene encoding phospholipase B-like 1 isoform X1 is translated as MLFKSYYIFVLINAASTAGELTAATVYWDAQHKTVLLKEGRMEVDGDAYGFLNDTLSTTGWSVLEIRAGYGQTPEPDEDTFFLAGYLEGFLTAQQMIDHYTNMYPQLILDPTILGPLQSFMKQQDSWTREQVKNNKSSDPLWKHTGFIVAQMDGLQAGVAEWAKRQGKKPLSLFAVQFLNAVGDLLDLIPALVQNSTTSLKHFKLPGMGHCSALIKMLPGFENLLFAHSSWYTYAATMRIYKHWDFHLTEPHTATGKLSFSSYPGFLVSLDDFYLLGSGLMMTQTTNNVFNASLFDVVTPKSLLAWQRVRLAHSLAHTGEEWAKIFSKYNSGTYNNQYMVLDRSKVKLGHSISNGALTVVEQIPGLVEYSDQTQALRLGYWPSYNVPFHQNIYKLSGYELMWQDFGEDFSYDLCSRAKIFRRDQANVKDLDSLKRIMRFNDYKKDPYSKGDPCKSICCRNDLQTEKPSPGGCYDTKVTDFQMAGEFRVEAVNGPTTQGGLPPFMWEKFSNVSHQGLPAYYNFTFVGMAPLLFQP